A window of Ovis canadensis isolate MfBH-ARS-UI-01 breed Bighorn chromosome X, ARS-UI_OviCan_v2, whole genome shotgun sequence contains these coding sequences:
- the LOC138930787 gene encoding spermatid nuclear transition protein 3-like, producing the protein MAKGTRKPRQPRRVAVRFASRMKGRKKTLWQRRYRGSVKARNMTMRVRRPLKGTLRKKIRSYATPSKKVKKTREPNCFLRSCARTKYDHEGQKTSKRNLEKENPIVRHSVEEGEENKRTKLFSPFLCT; encoded by the exons ATGGCTAAGGGAACTAGGAAGCCACGGCAGCCAAGAAGAGTTGCAGTGCGGTTTGcttcaaggatgaaaggaagaaagaagaccctttggcaacggagatacagaggcagcgtgaag gcacgaaatatgaccatgagggtcagaagacctctaaaaggaaccttgagaaagaaaatccgaTCGTACGCCACTCCGtcgaagaaggtgaagaaaacaagagaaccaaactgttttctccgttcctgtgcac gcacgaaatatgaccatgagggtcagaagacctctaaaaggaaccttgagaaagaaaatccgaTCGTACGCCACTCCGtcgaagaaggtgaagaaaacaagagaaccaaactgttttctccgttcctgtgcacgtga